In Chloracidobacterium sp., the following proteins share a genomic window:
- the der gene encoding ribosome biogenesis GTPase Der — protein MASPLVAIIGRPNVGKSTLFNRLTGSRKAIVGDEPGITRDRMYGEVEWRAKSFRLVDTGGIVPDDEAIIPANIFKQASNAIEESVAIIWVVDSRAGVTPLDEELAVLLRNTGKPVFIGANKAESRRVEDEAGEFHRFGFELMPISAEHGNGVGDLLDQVFDVLDLDPTPDEKPSNDIKLAIIGRPNVGKSSLLNKILGEERVIVSPIAGTTRDAIDTHLTVDGQDYLLIDTAGIRRKGKTTEMAEKLSVIMARKSLERADVAILVIDAVEGVTNLDANIAGYALDSGCSIIIAVNKWDAVEEKETNTIYEFERSLRDAMKFLDWAPIVTISALTGQRVTKILPLVRQAAEARDQRIQTSRLNRFFEDMISQPKGGTAPAPVKGGFSRLKVQFITQAGIRPPLFILFTSGGKAGLHFSYLRYVENRLREEFGFFATPVRLVERHKTKPK, from the coding sequence ATGGCGTCACCGCTTGTAGCCATCATAGGCCGGCCGAATGTCGGCAAATCGACGTTGTTCAATCGCCTGACGGGATCGCGCAAGGCGATCGTCGGCGACGAGCCGGGCATTACCCGCGACCGGATGTACGGCGAGGTCGAGTGGCGGGCAAAGAGTTTTCGTCTGGTCGACACAGGCGGCATCGTACCCGATGATGAGGCGATCATTCCCGCGAACATTTTCAAGCAGGCTTCTAACGCGATCGAGGAATCAGTAGCGATCATTTGGGTCGTTGATTCGCGTGCGGGTGTGACACCGCTGGACGAGGAACTTGCCGTCTTGCTGCGTAACACAGGGAAACCAGTGTTTATCGGGGCAAACAAAGCTGAGTCTCGAAGGGTCGAGGACGAGGCCGGCGAATTTCACCGTTTCGGCTTCGAACTGATGCCGATATCTGCCGAGCACGGCAATGGTGTGGGCGATCTGCTCGATCAGGTGTTCGATGTTCTCGACCTCGATCCGACACCTGACGAGAAACCGTCGAACGACATTAAGCTTGCCATCATCGGGCGGCCGAATGTCGGCAAGTCATCTCTGCTTAATAAGATACTCGGCGAGGAACGCGTGATCGTCTCGCCGATCGCGGGAACGACGCGTGATGCCATCGACACACATTTGACGGTTGACGGGCAGGATTATCTCTTAATAGATACGGCCGGCATTCGCCGAAAGGGCAAGACGACTGAGATGGCAGAGAAGCTGTCGGTCATTATGGCCCGCAAATCGCTCGAACGAGCCGATGTCGCCATTCTCGTCATCGACGCCGTCGAAGGCGTCACCAATCTCGACGCAAACATCGCAGGCTACGCTCTCGACAGCGGCTGCTCGATCATCATCGCGGTCAATAAATGGGACGCGGTCGAGGAGAAAGAGACGAACACGATCTACGAATTCGAACGCTCATTGCGCGACGCAATGAAATTCCTCGACTGGGCCCCGATCGTGACGATATCGGCGCTGACGGGCCAGCGCGTCACAAAGATATTGCCGTTGGTCAGACAGGCGGCCGAGGCCCGTGATCAGCGAATACAAACCTCGCGCCTCAACCGTTTCTTCGAGGATATGATCTCACAGCCAAAGGGCGGAACGGCACCGGCACCTGTAAAAGGCGGCTTTTCGCGATTGAAAGTGCAGTTCATAACACAGGCGGGCATTCGGCCGCCGCTGTTCATATTATTTACGTCAGGCGGTAAGGCGGGGCTGCATTTCTCGTATCTGAGATATGTAGAAAATCGTTTGCGTGAGGAATTTGGCTTTTTTGCGACGCCGGTCAGGCTCGTCGAACGGCACAAAACGAAGCCGAAGTGA
- a CDS encoding redoxin domain-containing protein — MDVVLLLFRTLLAGIFALAGATKLLDLGGSKRAMQDFGVPAGTAMPAAVLLSLVELAIAAFLLPIETSWYAAIAALVLLAVFVVQMGYQLAQGNAPDCHCFGQVYSEPVSLASVVRNFVFAVPAIVLVASGGGMQGMALTDPGLDVMQLAFGVVIVGLLVAAVAQLRRILKRQDEIVKRLDVIEAVSHTEGHVHRDEAGHPNDGMPIGAVVADFEAKRLDGAAVTLEDVRANALPVMFLYVSPTCRPCEALLPEFAAWQEELAGKVDVVFITSGTEKENGDKFGDLGPMLIQEHTDISDLIGARWTPTAVLMGADGRIASHAAPGDIAIRDLVGKLMADDAGREFAHFTNGNGTAQTLKIGQAVKGFAVVDIDGRTLTDADLKGKDTLVTFWSTGCSHCSAMLPDLRDWDSAKNADEPNLLVFSDGDEETLRELGLISPIVLDEGHRTAATLGMFGTPSAVLVNKDGVIVTETAIGAPNIWSLIGKRK; from the coding sequence ATGGACGTTGTCTTACTACTGTTTCGAACACTGTTGGCGGGCATCTTTGCGCTTGCGGGGGCGACCAAATTGCTCGACCTCGGCGGTTCGAAGCGGGCGATGCAGGATTTTGGCGTGCCTGCCGGCACGGCGATGCCCGCGGCTGTTCTGTTGTCTCTAGTGGAACTGGCCATTGCAGCGTTTCTGCTGCCGATCGAGACTTCGTGGTACGCGGCGATAGCAGCGCTCGTATTGCTCGCCGTCTTTGTGGTCCAGATGGGCTATCAACTGGCACAAGGCAACGCTCCCGATTGCCATTGCTTCGGGCAGGTCTACAGCGAGCCGGTAAGTTTGGCGAGCGTGGTCAGGAATTTTGTTTTCGCGGTTCCCGCGATAGTACTCGTTGCTTCGGGGGGCGGAATGCAGGGAATGGCTCTTACCGACCCGGGGCTGGATGTGATGCAGTTGGCGTTTGGCGTTGTGATAGTCGGCCTCCTCGTAGCGGCCGTGGCGCAGCTTCGACGGATATTGAAGCGACAGGACGAGATCGTGAAGCGTCTCGACGTGATCGAGGCGGTATCGCACACGGAAGGCCACGTGCATCGTGACGAGGCTGGGCATCCGAACGACGGAATGCCCATCGGCGCGGTGGTGGCGGACTTTGAGGCAAAACGGTTGGATGGTGCCGCGGTCACGCTGGAGGACGTTCGAGCGAACGCGTTGCCGGTGATGTTTCTCTACGTGAGCCCGACGTGCCGGCCGTGTGAGGCATTGCTGCCCGAATTCGCGGCGTGGCAAGAGGAGCTTGCCGGCAAGGTCGATGTCGTCTTCATAACGTCGGGGACAGAAAAGGAGAACGGCGATAAGTTCGGCGATCTCGGGCCGATGCTCATTCAGGAGCACACCGACATCTCTGACCTGATCGGCGCAAGATGGACACCGACGGCCGTTCTCATGGGCGCCGACGGCCGTATCGCGAGCCACGCCGCGCCGGGCGACATCGCGATTCGGGACCTCGTTGGGAAGCTAATGGCAGACGACGCAGGTCGGGAATTTGCCCATTTCACAAACGGTAACGGCACCGCACAGACCTTGAAGATCGGTCAAGCCGTGAAAGGCTTTGCAGTTGTCGATATTGACGGCCGCACACTCACTGATGCCGACCTTAAAGGCAAGGACACACTCGTCACGTTTTGGAGTACAGGCTGTTCGCATTGCTCGGCGATGCTGCCTGACCTGCGCGACTGGGACTCGGCAAAGAACGCCGACGAGCCAAATCTTCTGGTGTTCTCGGACGGCGACGAAGAGACACTGCGGGAGCTTGGTCTGATCTCGCCGATAGTCCTGGATGAAGGCCACCGGACGGCCGCCACGCTCGGGATGTTTGGCACGCCTTCAGCAGTGCTGGTCAACAAGGATGGTGTGATCGTCACCGAAACCGCGATCGGAGCACCGAATATCTGGTCGCTGATCGGGAAAAGGAAATAG
- the yajC gene encoding preprotein translocase subunit YajC, with translation MNTFLLLFEGEAAGGGSLLWTLLPFIFIFGIFYFLVILPQKRQKQQLQEMIGSLKINDEVVTNGGIIGTVKEVRESSLIIVSAEKSFLEVGKSAVVGKKPE, from the coding sequence ATGAATACTTTCTTACTGCTTTTTGAAGGTGAAGCGGCCGGTGGCGGCAGTCTGCTCTGGACGCTGCTTCCATTTATCTTCATTTTCGGCATCTTCTATTTCCTCGTAATACTGCCCCAGAAGCGGCAGAAACAGCAGCTTCAAGAGATGATCGGATCGCTGAAGATCAACGATGAAGTCGTCACGAACGGTGGCATTATCGGTACAGTCAAGGAGGTTCGCGAGTCGAGCCTTATTATCGTGAGTGCCGAGAAATCATTCCTTGAGGTAGGCAAGAGCGCGGTCGTGGGCAAAAAGCCAGAGTAG
- a CDS encoding biopolymer transporter ExbD, producing MSMKVGGTDEYNSEINVTPMVDVMLVLLIIFMIVTPLLQQGVSVNLPRDMVSPDEDADIAKDTSVIVAIPDNSNFYIGKEQYPIDALGDVIKRRMEGKTPDKRIVYIKSGVEVDYGRVVAAIDTIRKQDIDKIGLVADKKKGGEPSQ from the coding sequence ATGAGTATGAAAGTCGGTGGGACCGACGAATACAATTCCGAGATCAACGTCACGCCTATGGTGGACGTAATGCTCGTGCTGCTGATCATCTTCATGATCGTCACGCCGCTGCTCCAGCAGGGCGTGTCGGTAAATCTTCCCCGCGATATGGTCAGCCCGGATGAGGACGCCGACATCGCGAAGGACACATCCGTGATCGTGGCTATTCCCGATAACAGTAATTTCTACATCGGGAAGGAGCAATATCCTATCGATGCCCTCGGCGACGTGATCAAGCGTCGTATGGAGGGAAAGACCCCTGACAAGCGGATCGTATATATCAAGAGCGGCGTCGAGGTCGATTACGGCCGAGTCGTTGCAGCGATCGATACGATCCGTAAACAGGACATCGATAAGATCGGCCTCGTAGCGGATAAGAAGAAAGGCGGCGAACCGTCTCAGTAG
- the tgt gene encoding tRNA guanosine(34) transglycosylase Tgt: MTKPLDWQISATDGNARAGILTTRRSVIETPVFMPVGTQGALKGVRFEWLEGEIDARIILANTYHLLLRPGVKAIREFGGLHKFTSWGRSFLTDSGGFQVFSLADLRKLTEEGVEFRSHLDGSRHFLSPEVSMEVQAALGSEIVMAFDECPPGDAGHERTRQSLELTARWAARSKKRFEELQSEPPAVAGGLAALTSAVEDHVQPPTTVGGSDRQALFGIIQGAGHHDLRKESLDRTVEIGFDGYAIGGLSVGEEKPVMYGVLEFLAPQMPADAPRYLMGVGTPEDLIEAVGRGVDMFDCVIPTRNGRTGGAFTSRGKLNIRNAKFALDDEPLDRDCPCSVCSRYSRGYLRHLYQAGEMNAAILISHHNVAFFVETMRRARAAILDGAYQTFRTAFLEKLREYDAAFD, encoded by the coding sequence ATGACAAAACCTCTTGACTGGCAGATAAGCGCGACTGATGGCAATGCTCGCGCGGGCATTTTGACGACGCGGCGGTCGGTTATCGAGACGCCGGTGTTCATGCCGGTCGGGACGCAGGGCGCGTTGAAGGGCGTCCGTTTCGAGTGGCTTGAGGGCGAGATCGATGCTCGGATAATCCTCGCGAATACTTATCATCTTCTTCTGCGTCCGGGTGTCAAGGCGATCCGTGAGTTTGGCGGGCTGCATAAGTTTACGTCGTGGGGCCGGTCGTTCTTGACGGATTCGGGCGGGTTTCAGGTGTTCTCGTTGGCGGATCTGCGGAAACTGACGGAGGAAGGCGTAGAGTTTCGGTCGCATTTGGACGGGAGCAGACATTTCCTGTCGCCTGAGGTGTCGATGGAAGTTCAGGCGGCTCTCGGTTCTGAGATCGTGATGGCCTTTGACGAATGTCCGCCAGGCGATGCGGGGCATGAGCGGACGAGGCAGAGCCTTGAATTGACAGCACGGTGGGCGGCGAGGTCGAAGAAGCGGTTCGAGGAACTTCAGTCAGAACCACCTGCGGTAGCGGGTGGTTTAGCGGCACTAACCTCGGCCGTGGAGGATCACGTTCAACCACCCACTACCGTAGGTGGTTCTGACAGACAGGCACTCTTCGGCATCATTCAAGGCGCGGGACATCATGATCTAAGAAAAGAAAGCCTCGACCGCACGGTCGAGATCGGCTTTGACGGGTACGCGATCGGCGGTTTGAGTGTTGGCGAGGAGAAGCCGGTGATGTACGGCGTGCTGGAATTTCTCGCGCCGCAGATGCCGGCCGATGCCCCAAGATATCTGATGGGTGTCGGCACTCCTGAGGACCTTATCGAGGCGGTCGGGCGTGGCGTGGATATGTTCGATTGCGTGATCCCGACGCGGAACGGGCGCACAGGCGGCGCATTTACGTCGCGAGGCAAGCTCAATATTCGAAACGCAAAGTTTGCCCTCGACGATGAGCCGCTCGACCGTGATTGCCCATGCTCGGTATGCAGCCGCTATTCGCGGGGCTATCTAAGGCATCTTTACCAGGCCGGCGAGATGAATGCTGCGATTCTGATCTCGCATCACAATGTCGCATTCTTTGTCGAGACCATGCGACGGGCCCGGGCGGCGATCCTCGACGGGGCGTATCAGACCTTCAGGACGGCATTTCTCGAAAAATTGCGAGAGTACGATGCTGCGTTTGATTAA
- a CDS encoding MotA/TolQ/ExbB proton channel family protein translates to MTFVASLIGTDISGFFLLFSEGGVSFGIYDIAKSLTIPGWGVIITLLIQSVYMIAVGIERWLTYNKAKAQSRQYAPKVAQALKNSNIDEAINISDKHKDSHLAMVVSSGLKEFAAHQGNTDISADEMEASKRALERAIAVKTAELKRGLAGLATVGSTAPFVGLFGTVVGIIGAFQALRTNESAGIGAVGGAIAEALVATAFGILVAVPAVWLFNYFTNKVTSFGVEMENSASELVDYFIKQRSRSLRG, encoded by the coding sequence ATGACTTTTGTAGCCAGCCTGATCGGAACGGATATTTCGGGCTTTTTCTTGTTGTTCTCCGAGGGTGGAGTCTCCTTCGGCATTTACGATATCGCAAAGAGCCTTACCATTCCGGGTTGGGGCGTTATCATCACCCTTTTGATCCAGTCGGTGTATATGATCGCCGTCGGGATCGAAAGGTGGCTGACCTATAACAAGGCAAAGGCCCAGTCGCGCCAGTATGCGCCGAAAGTGGCCCAGGCCCTGAAGAACAGCAACATTGATGAAGCGATCAATATCAGCGACAAGCACAAGGATTCGCATCTTGCGATGGTTGTATCGTCGGGCCTTAAGGAGTTTGCCGCCCATCAGGGCAACACCGATATCTCGGCTGACGAGATGGAGGCATCAAAGCGTGCTCTCGAGCGTGCGATCGCCGTTAAGACCGCTGAATTGAAGCGCGGCCTCGCCGGCCTTGCCACGGTTGGCTCGACGGCTCCGTTCGTCGGACTCTTCGGAACGGTTGTCGGTATCATCGGAGCATTCCAGGCATTGAGGACGAACGAATCGGCCGGTATCGGCGCCGTTGGTGGTGCTATTGCCGAAGCGTTGGTCGCTACCGCGTTCGGTATCCTAGTCGCGGTGCCGGCGGTATGGCTGTTCAACTACTTCACGAACAAGGTGACGAGCTTTGGTGTAGAGATGGAGAACTCAGCTTCCGAACTGGTTGATTACTTTATCAAGCAGCGCTCGCGCAGCCTCCGCGGATAG
- a CDS encoding TonB family protein, with the protein MVESKDTGAENKRRSEFMLIVLVIAVTTVVGLWTRDLFAHDYGMGGDDLSLTTLVAPVPVADEEPPPEEQKKPEEQKQPDVDVRRELIQNIMSSPIKPPDTISTTRNLIKEMRTDRLTKLGTSDSDTGARIDPGVARVVDSGGTGGLSTGTGDSDAGGAGVPPPPPPPEKKAPPKTVSGGVLNGKATSLPKPSYPAAARAMRASGSVSVQVLISENGSVISAHAVSGHPLLRAAAEGAARGARFSPTLLSGQPVKVSGVITYNFVP; encoded by the coding sequence ATGGTAGAATCGAAGGACACCGGAGCTGAGAACAAGCGGCGTAGTGAATTTATGCTGATCGTCCTCGTGATCGCGGTGACCACCGTTGTCGGCCTGTGGACGCGCGACCTGTTTGCTCATGACTATGGTATGGGGGGTGACGACCTGTCGCTCACTACGTTAGTTGCGCCAGTTCCGGTTGCGGACGAAGAGCCGCCGCCTGAAGAACAGAAGAAGCCGGAGGAGCAGAAGCAGCCGGACGTCGATGTTCGGCGCGAATTGATCCAGAACATAATGTCGTCGCCGATCAAGCCGCCTGATACTATCAGTACGACGCGCAACCTGATCAAGGAAATGCGGACGGATCGCCTGACCAAGCTCGGCACCTCAGATTCAGACACGGGAGCTCGGATCGATCCGGGCGTGGCTCGTGTTGTAGATTCGGGAGGAACCGGCGGCCTTTCGACTGGAACGGGCGACAGCGACGCCGGCGGAGCAGGTGTTCCGCCTCCGCCTCCGCCGCCTGAGAAGAAGGCCCCGCCAAAGACCGTGTCCGGTGGAGTCCTTAATGGTAAGGCGACGAGCTTGCCAAAACCTAGCTATCCTGCGGCCGCTCGAGCGATGCGCGCTTCGGGGTCTGTCAGCGTTCAGGTGCTGATCAGCGAGAACGGGAGCGTTATCTCGGCCCATGCCGTCAGCGGACATCCGCTGCTGCGTGCCGCCGCCGAGGGTGCAGCCCGTGGTGCGCGGTTCAGCCCGACGCTGTTGTCCGGACAGCCGGTAAAGGTTTCGGGTGTCATCACTTACAATTTTGTCCCATAA
- a CDS encoding DinB family protein encodes MEFRLDQAVEILRQTPYTLQRLLGDLSDDWTATSGDQENWGPYDIIGHLIHGEETDWIPRAEIILAQGESVAFVPFDRLAQFERSKGKPLADLLTEFAHLRSANIEKLIRWQLTPEQLSLSGIHPVLGEVTLSQLLATWTVHDLNHIRQIVTYMAKKYEANVGRWKSHLGILNG; translated from the coding sequence ATGGAATTCAGGCTGGACCAAGCAGTCGAGATATTGCGTCAAACGCCCTACACGCTTCAGCGACTGCTTGGCGATCTGTCAGACGATTGGACGGCGACAAGCGGCGACCAGGAGAATTGGGGGCCGTACGACATTATCGGCCATCTGATCCACGGCGAAGAGACGGATTGGATCCCTCGAGCTGAGATAATTCTCGCTCAGGGCGAGAGCGTCGCATTCGTCCCGTTTGACCGGCTTGCGCAGTTCGAGAGGTCAAAAGGCAAACCGCTCGCTGACTTGTTGACAGAGTTTGCTCACCTTCGCAGTGCGAATATCGAGAAACTCATCCGCTGGCAACTGACGCCCGAACAACTCTCCCTTTCGGGCATCCATCCCGTACTCGGCGAGGTCACGCTGTCTCAATTGCTCGCCACCTGGACCGTCCACGACCTGAATCACATCCGGCAGATCGTGACGTATATGGCAAAGAAATATGAGGCGAATGTCGGCAGATGGAAGTCACATCTTGGGATCCTAAATGGCTAG
- the secF gene encoding protein translocase subunit SecF, whose translation MLEFFKNIDVDWMGWRKPLIMVSIVILLAGLGSAIGRQFTPGGTDAFNLGVDFRGGTVATVKFRSKPAADDIRSALEGVGVEEAIIQDSTDKADEVLIKVPTMGQREECPNVDEAGRCFVKRGLDTFGKEAEGAATLNDDQTAAYKIVGTDSVGPVAGAQLRNQAVIATLLGMVGILLFIAFRYDWTYAAGAVIAVFHDVLITLAFFTIFQWEISLNVLAALLTLVGFSVNDSIVIFDRIRENLTLHRGESLYSLTNQSINQTMSRTIVTNGLVFLAVLALVLFGGEVLRGFSLALFVGSITGTYSTIAIASPIAIWWQSKLGDSRVKEVLVPQQQGEKLASSARRTVTRRPVTR comes from the coding sequence ATGCTGGAATTTTTTAAGAATATAGACGTCGATTGGATGGGCTGGCGAAAGCCGCTCATCATGGTCTCGATCGTTATCCTTCTGGCCGGGCTCGGCTCGGCTATTGGCCGCCAATTTACACCGGGCGGAACCGATGCATTCAACCTCGGCGTGGATTTTAGGGGCGGAACGGTCGCAACCGTAAAATTCCGAAGCAAGCCAGCGGCAGATGATATTCGCTCCGCTCTAGAGGGCGTCGGTGTTGAAGAGGCGATCATTCAGGATTCGACTGATAAGGCTGATGAGGTCCTGATCAAGGTGCCGACTATGGGGCAGCGTGAGGAGTGTCCTAACGTTGACGAAGCCGGACGCTGTTTTGTGAAGAGGGGGCTTGATACCTTCGGCAAGGAAGCTGAGGGAGCGGCCACGCTCAATGACGACCAGACGGCGGCGTATAAGATCGTGGGAACTGATTCGGTCGGCCCTGTCGCTGGAGCACAGCTTCGGAACCAGGCTGTGATCGCGACCTTGCTCGGAATGGTCGGCATCCTGCTGTTTATTGCGTTTCGATATGATTGGACGTACGCGGCAGGAGCCGTTATCGCTGTTTTTCACGATGTCCTGATCACGCTGGCCTTCTTTACGATCTTTCAATGGGAGATCAGTCTGAATGTGCTGGCGGCCTTGCTAACACTCGTCGGCTTCTCGGTCAACGACTCGATTGTCATCTTTGATCGAATTCGCGAGAATCTGACGCTGCATCGCGGCGAATCGCTCTACTCGCTGACGAATCAATCGATCAACCAAACGATGTCGCGGACGATCGTTACGAACGGGCTTGTGTTTTTGGCCGTGCTTGCATTGGTTTTGTTTGGCGGCGAGGTGCTGCGCGGATTCTCGTTGGCGCTGTTTGTAGGGTCGATAACGGGAACATATTCGACGATCGCGATCGCGAGTCCGATAGCCATCTGGTGGCAAAGCAAACTGGGTGATTCGCGGGTCAAAGAGGTGCTTGTGCCTCAGCAGCAAGGAGAGAAATTAGCCTCGTCCGCTCGCCGCACCGTAACACGTCGGCCCGTGACAAGGTAA
- the secD gene encoding protein translocase subunit SecD, with amino-acid sequence MKNTGLWIRTAIIIAITLAGIYLVIGPRRTPTAADFSWEGIKANLAENINLGLDLKGGSHLVMRVKTDDYLKTLTENNAQAAMTAATDAKLPVSGNNVIADGGNYAVELTLSDPAQAQAVIDEVKKKVDFVNWTESTNGSTIRWTLPSQIQQVLKIQAVDQAMKIIDSRINAFGVKEPTLQKHGAESSGQILLQMPGVDDPERIKNLIGAESNLALMKVVSGPNPQPVQTYPTEEAAKQSMGGSVPANRRILPYADKDEPTNKSSNATPDPNKPKQFVVVEYPAIVDGSELREASAGSRTGSDRDFEISFSLKPAGAQKFGDWTGKNINNYMAVVLNGEVKSAAYIKSQIFDQGQITGRFTKESAEDLALTLKSGALPAKIEYQEERTVGPSLGADSIKAGVEASLGGLIFVVAFMLFYYRGSGVNAVVALVLNMVLTMAALVMIKSTLTLPGIAGLILGIGMAVDSNVLIFERIREELRDGKSIPSAIELGFDRAFITIIDTHITTILSSVILYIYGSGPIRGFAVTLVLGLLINLFSAVFVSRTIFMWLLEKRPNMAKLSI; translated from the coding sequence ATGAAGAACACCGGTTTATGGATCAGGACGGCGATCATTATCGCCATCACGCTCGCGGGCATTTATCTCGTCATAGGGCCGCGACGGACGCCGACGGCGGCCGATTTCTCGTGGGAAGGCATAAAGGCCAACCTCGCCGAGAACATCAACCTCGGCCTCGACCTCAAGGGCGGCTCACACCTTGTGATGCGGGTCAAGACTGACGATTACCTCAAGACGCTCACCGAAAACAACGCTCAGGCGGCGATGACGGCGGCGACTGACGCCAAACTGCCCGTCAGCGGCAACAACGTGATCGCCGACGGCGGTAACTATGCCGTCGAACTTACTCTCTCGGATCCGGCGCAGGCCCAGGCTGTTATCGATGAGGTCAAGAAAAAGGTCGATTTCGTCAATTGGACCGAGTCGACGAATGGCAGCACGATCCGATGGACGCTGCCGTCGCAGATCCAGCAGGTGCTCAAGATACAGGCCGTCGATCAGGCGATGAAGATCATCGACAGTCGTATCAACGCTTTCGGCGTAAAGGAGCCGACACTGCAAAAACACGGCGCGGAATCGTCGGGACAGATACTGCTTCAGATGCCCGGCGTTGACGATCCGGAGCGTATCAAGAACCTGATCGGGGCCGAATCTAATCTCGCGCTGATGAAGGTTGTGAGCGGGCCAAACCCACAGCCGGTGCAGACCTATCCGACCGAGGAAGCTGCGAAACAATCCATGGGCGGAAGCGTCCCGGCGAACAGGCGTATCCTGCCATATGCTGATAAGGATGAGCCGACGAACAAGTCATCGAACGCAACGCCCGACCCGAACAAGCCCAAGCAATTTGTAGTTGTCGAATATCCTGCGATAGTTGACGGCAGCGAACTGCGTGAGGCTAGTGCGGGCTCGCGGACGGGAAGCGACCGGGATTTCGAGATCAGCTTTTCGCTGAAACCGGCCGGAGCACAGAAATTTGGCGACTGGACCGGCAAGAACATCAATAATTACATGGCCGTTGTCCTGAACGGCGAGGTAAAATCGGCCGCCTACATCAAGTCGCAGATATTTGACCAGGGACAGATCACAGGCCGATTTACAAAGGAATCAGCCGAAGATCTGGCGCTCACGCTCAAGTCAGGAGCGTTGCCCGCGAAGATCGAGTATCAGGAAGAACGCACGGTCGGGCCCAGCCTTGGGGCCGATTCGATCAAGGCAGGCGTTGAGGCGTCGCTCGGCGGGCTCATCTTCGTCGTGGCTTTCATGCTCTTCTACTATCGTGGATCCGGCGTCAATGCCGTTGTCGCGTTGGTGCTGAATATGGTGCTTACGATGGCTGCCTTGGTGATGATCAAATCGACGCTGACGCTGCCGGGCATCGCCGGGCTCATCTTGGGTATCGGTATGGCTGTGGACTCGAACGTGCTTATTTTTGAGCGCATACGAGAAGAACTCCGAGACGGGAAGTCTATCCCGAGTGCGATCGAACTTGGATTTGACCGAGCATTCATCACGATCATCGACACGCACATTACCACGATCCTGTCATCGGTGATCCTTTATATTTACGGTTCGGGCCCTATTCGCGGTTTTGCGGTTACTCTTGTGCTCGGATTGTTGATCAACCTGTTCTCGGCGGTATTCGTCTCACGAACCATCTTTATGTGGCTGCTCGAGAAGCGTCCGAACATGGCTAAACTTAGTATTTAG